A window of Armatimonadota bacterium contains these coding sequences:
- a CDS encoding CopG family transcriptional regulator, with product MAQSRQVTLKIPRELYHRLQGIIADTGFRSVTEFAVYVLRDLASTHATPSASAGEPGAAIAEAPSTSEQPLTAREIEAIRRRLRALGYL from the coding sequence ATGGCGCAGTCCAGGCAGGTCACGCTTAAGATCCCCCGCGAGCTGTACCACCGGCTGCAGGGTATCATTGCGGATACGGGGTTCCGGTCGGTGACGGAGTTCGCGGTGTACGTCCTGCGCGACCTCGCCTCGACCCATGCCACCCCCTCGGCGTCTGCGGGGGAACCAGGCGCTGCCATCGCCGAGGCCCCGAGCACCTCGGAGCAGCCCCTCACCGCCCGGGAAATCGAAGCCATCCGGCGCCGCCTGCGGGCGCTGGGGTATCTATGA